One genomic segment of Apostichopus japonicus isolate 1M-3 chromosome 23, ASM3797524v1, whole genome shotgun sequence includes these proteins:
- the LOC139964457 gene encoding uncharacterized protein isoform X6 encodes MRSLVLTACVSPEKYPMIRNEEIKQNTLNHRNAEDKRKHKMMSPGVEVKTTTIRSSDGPVRYAFDLDVDYITERIIAMSFPSGGPEAQYRSNLKDVVNMLKTKHHNKYIIFNLSKRRNDIIKMNDQVLDVGWHDSLAPPLERLCSICKQIETWLKKDSQNVAVLHCKGSRSPIGVVVLAYMNYINITANSETTLDRYAMKRFMEAKTDRHVQPSQFRYEEYFTGLLTGAISINSAPLYLHHIVIHGVPNYDANGGCRPFIRLYQGMQTVYTSGVYTVPEGTTKFVITLDKALPLRGDILVKCYHKKFRSSTRDVVFRCQFHTTAVVEYRLLFGKQDLDDACTDARFPPFTKVEFIFSSTGDSLHNSDYVSHSNFPVDNGDDPLIRWDSYENFSKLVDGLDSEPESPQPNGGNNNNLSPGPHQKYIYVSDGSPYAQVQKTPSFSKPSEPVILQQSHEPQAHHQPPSNTHANGPTRSNPYSTHNGPTAGPSTSNGPTSGPSMKGPQMSGNPVERTPSGRQLDFKEQRELEELLRGIEDTKGLGDVAGENNNQVPGSPQKSPVVESPGNRRIVSVHAELKNAPISMKKSSPIRPIVEEEFENSPRNREQSSPPVLNGGRQHHVEEAITPQQVSSVQSAPPTTDRDRVTASRPVPNNSMNMQPLPNGNVLHDRVQGVPFEHANPTYDYTEKDQGYPKRTVEIEEPMTEVRLKPAQVQLHSLGEKRSESLPPSRSPSNVGNYQPQPLRAQQQKIKFVTQYDDPNASGSSSSHVTSPPLGRPRPSDDGFQWLQRQQDKLKEQKEKDVGPTDRYSNPLQVREPGVQPSYQGGVHQSAPSQADVFNYSPGMSYSSSGLHSPGNSVKSEPINTSSSSRPYIPDNRTWLEQQQTKLRERRQRERLPVDPSHPLQVDTSYSASQLPSQPSSVSSVRSDVSGFSNTPYSQQRQADSMASRRGHLPEPLHMAGGGGQTEAYQQPPPRRGPPTPAYGYDNMSTTPRQGVLSPTSGPLLEPSSHGNHYHLNHHRHHRQNIAPAISQGSYRSPYPSTAGQTGSATNADRHTVTHTSASLCKSGPLQNHSDEETVTKTVQKKKRTILVYPQSVTDSERTQTESQCNLQEITPKPQTVKQTPQVIDTLRHVPTGREQTLNKSFESERYRDISDTYRPQHVMSSHIDQRSLIGQSLEKQQKCENGQQKDGTSISDITMRGNRSSIDSENGKSKEHDSGYSSSATDASSNKSQSPKSSDREGLRGRELDNAHSSQIDSSLSFLHQTSLQFLQNVLSSPRPPQRGNSLEDVANPNRSTSRTIPPGTSSKAGSDGGQSDSETQPSYDWVMHRIRQLRQSSDKDLSTENTGESLRDSPDTNPDQSPLEVELSNFRRENKSTHSDDQSRSAFVNQRSSRPERRQPNTSVRSSSETREYTPRIHQGMIGRNRRDLFTNNDDLLIQEKSMHVHGPVTNTHDSNTQRDMQDTNHRNRPVRSEKLVRVRGNLALTKELDDAMRTLQIWGDRIQALSSLCKDSSKNKGIVDPAAKPLGNHSVDPRPHQDHQTPLQRKSDTLLSRESGKEDNRLFIDESVSRSKGEVEANANNSANVYSPNKYTLDTSLPSKPSSSQPVNRSNSLGGYESDSAIQYKPSKMREDEAESWMQNPGGLPSQESEYWNRIEGLRSPGERSPRDMHSSNESLPNGGTTPKFPVGPNMVRTCIAVVGKPPHGPDEPHPLNPNRETPGNEDLMDASFPRYPEPARKLITNTRPTPAQEPPLRVRQLEPAQFQINEIPSDGRQSHPLEAKVDKVTAQSPQFAESQPWRRTPVSNDNRPLPQNNVHVDVKSLEALLESVSPTETRGGVPDRPTSPWSYNDMGGRGVNGPQYPSSQHRPQEPEIHYAQVDIESTKSRQPSRQPAEPVMYAHIQAKPTNNQQMSQPSLELSQPPSFRYHNHVPAGSQPSYQQQPHNPVEEPISKTQLSPTKVVIEDLPSDRLGQPHRQSPVVGQTTPSSRTMPIDAQVVVENRQQVVNSSPAYVKPSQSLPAVSGQMQPTSTTVYPGQQPTAQLDNPGPHPPSSRSPNAQQVVPHYMQQPQRAVIEQSLPRTPQNVPVQQSPYGSPQHVPRQTALQHTPQQYASPQQYASPQQYASPPQAHISPLQVQPTQQHAPHRVLYTQEIKQETVQSQQYQPRMQLQQQPASPQQQQQPLYQQQQPQQQQQQQQRPVQQQQQQQHLYQREQPQQEQTTYKHRQQHPQLQRLQQQSPGGEPPAISFSEATPPPKHVNQQESPIFQQSVGGEESARSPDLQSLEPTSGPPPVYPTYSDRMKNKPQPLYPTFSDRHRRGHPRIDESFASPPNGNYKTLYDNRSGNRGRGSSGSDGSAVSPGTTSPVRQAVSPAGPSPIQSGRSTPSNFYLMPLTSPYGSNNSLADPNKEHVRFVKDLSSWWYKPHITREDAIHLLRDKQPGTFVVRDSNSFPGAFGLAIKVSQAPVNAPPKKGGDPGNELIRHFLIEPNTRGVRLKGCTNEPIFGSLSALIYQHTLTQLALPCKLVLPDVDPAGGVDSPDAIDPKSAAALLQQGAACSVLYLQCVDMESLTGPSAVREAITRVMNQKDRPKGVKVHFKVSLKGVTLTDSGRKLFFRKHYPVESILYCGMDPGSRKFPRMEGQDSPDAKCFGFVSRKPGSLTDNQCMVFAEHEVEQPASAIVSFVTKVLLGSKQIKTP; translated from the exons GTCCTTGACGTCGGATGGCACGATTCTCTGGCTCCTCCTCTAGAGAGGCTCTGTAGCATCTGCAAACAAATTGAAACTTGGTTGAAGAAAGATTCTCAGAATGTAGCCGTGTTGCACTGTAAG GGAAGCAGATCTCCCATCGGTGTTGTGGTCTTAGCTTACATGAACTACATCAATATAACTGCAAA TTCCGAGACTACTCTGGACAGATATGCTATGAAGAGGTTCATGGAAGCCAAGACTGACAGACACGTTCAACCGTCGCAGTTCCGTTATGAAGAGTACTTCACTGGACTTCTAACTGGTGCAATTTCCATAAACAGTGCTCCATTGTACCTGCACCATATTGTCATCCACGGAGTTCCAAACTACGATGCTAATGGAG GCTGCAGACCTTTCATTAGGTTGTACCAAGGAATGCAGACAGTGTACACATCCGGTGTATA TACTGTGCCAGAGGGGACAACTAAATTTGTGATTACCTTGGACAAAGCTTTGCCTTTGAGGGGTGACATTTTG GTCAAATGTTACCACAAGAAGTTCAGGTCCAGCACAAGAGATGTTGTCTTTCGTTGTCAGTTTCACACTACAGCGGTGGTAGAATACAGACTCTTGTTTGGAAAACAAGACCTCGATGATGCCTGTACAG ATGCACGTTTCCCACCATTCACAAAGGTGGAGTTCATTTTCTCGTCGACTGGAGATAGCTTGCACAACAGTGATTATGTGTCACACAGTAACTTCCCTGTAGATAACGGAGATGATCCACTTATAAGGTGGGATTCGTACGAAAATTTCAGCAAGTTAGTGGACGGTCTTG ATTCAGAACCTGAAAGTCCTCAGCCTAATGGTGGGAATAATAACAACCTTTCCCCTGGTCCTCATCAGAAGTACATTTATGTCTCTGATGGTAGTCCTTACGCACAGGTCCAAAAGACGCCCTCTTTCAGTAAACCAAGTGAGCCTGTGATCTTACAACAATCTCATGAACCACAAGCTCATCATCAGCCCCCATCGAACACTCATGCTAATGGTCCTACCAGATCAAACCCCTATAGCACCCATAATGGCCCCACTGCTGGGCCTTCTACAAGTAATGGGCCTACCAGTGGACCGTCGATGAAAGGGCCGCAGATGTCCGGTAACCCAGTCGAACGCACGCCTAGCGGGCGACAGCTGGATTTCAAAGAGCAGCGAGAACTGGAGGAGTTACTCCGGGGCATTGAAGACACTAAGGGGTTGGGAGATGTAGCTGGTGAAAACAACAACCAGGTGCCAGGAAGTCCCCAGAAATCACCG GTAGTTGAATCTCCTGGAAACAGAAGAATTGTCAGTGTCCATGCAGAGCTGAAAAATGCACCCATCTCAATGAAGAAATCAAGCCCAATTAGACCCATAGTTGAGGAGGAATTTGAGAATTCTCCGAGGAACAGAGAACAAAGCTCGCCACCAGTTTTAAATGGTGGACGACAGCATCACGTGGAAGAGGCCATAACACCACAGCAAGTCTCGTCAGTGCAAAGTGCACCACCGACAACAGATCGGGATAGAGTGACAGCGAGCAGGCCTGTGCCAAATAACTCAATGAATATGCAACCCTTGCCAAATGGAAACGTGTTACATGACAGAGTTCAGGGTGTCCCCTTTGAACATGCTAATCCTACTTACGATTACACCGAGAAGGATCAGGGTTATCCCAAAAGGACGGTAGAAATAGAGGAACCAATGACAGAAGTGAGGCTGAAACCAGCCCAGGTGCAGTTGCATTCACTCGGAGAAAAGAGGAGTGAGAGTTTACCTCCCTCGAGGTCCCCGTCAAATGTCGGCAACTATCAACCTCAACCCCTCAGAGCTCAACAGCAAAAGATCAAATTTGTCACACAGTACGATGATCCTAATGCGAGCGGGTCGTCATCCAGTCATGTGACCAGTCCACCACTTGGCCGACCCAGGCCATCCGACGATGGTTTCCAGTGGCTCCAGAGACAGCAAGACAAGTTGAAAGAGCAGAAAGAGAAGGACGTAGGGCCAACCGATCGCTATAGCAACCCTCTTCAGGTTAGAGAGCCTGGTGTTCAACCTTCTTATCAGGGCGGTGTCCATCAGAGTGCACCATCACAAGCAGACGTATTCAATTATAGCCCTGGTATGTCATACTCGTCTAGCGGGCTTCATTCACCAGGAAACAGTGTCAAGTCAGAGCCAATCAACACCTCCTCATCCAGCAGACCGTACATCCCCGACAACCGGACCTGGCTCGAGCAGCAACAGACGAAGCTGCGAGAGAGGAGGCAACGGGAGAGGTTGCCAGTAGATCCGTCACACCCACTTCAAGTAGACACAAGCTACAGTGCCTCACAACTTCCTTCCCAACCATCGTCAGTCTCCTCGGTGAGAAGTGACGTGTCAGGCTTCAGCAACACACCGTACTCACAACAAAGACAAGCTGACAGTATGGCATCCAGAAGAGGTCATCTGCCTGAACCACTCCACATGGCAGGAGGAGGAGGCCAAACAGAAGCGTATCAGCAACCACCCCCACGAAGAGGGCCTCCAACCCCAGCTTACGGCTATGACAATATGAGTACGACCCCACGTCAAGGTGTGTTGTCACCTACCTCTGGACCGCTCCTGGAACCAAG CTCCCATGGTAATCATTATCATCTTAatcaccatcgtcatcatcgtcaaaATATTGCTCCCGCTATAAGTCAAGGAAGCTACCGGTCCCCCTACCCCTCGACTGCCGGACAAACTGGGTCGGCCACAAATGCAGACAGACACACCGTCACTCACACTTCAGCTTCGCTTTGTAAATCTGGTCCTCTGCAAAACCACAGCGATGAAGAAACAGTAACGAAAACTGTTcagaagaaaaagagaacaaTACTTGTTTATCCTCAGTCCGTAACGGATTCTGAGAGAACCCAAACCGAGAGCCAATGTAATCTCCAGGAAATAACccccaaaccacaaacagtTAAGCAAACTCCCCAAGTGATTGATACACTCCGTCATGTTCCCACTGGAAGAGAGCAAACCCTTAACAAGAGTTTTGAGTCAGAGAGATACCGAGACATTTCGGATACTTACAGACCCCAGCATGTCATGTCCTCCCATATCGATCAAAGGTCACTAATTGGACAGTCCCTTGAAAAGcaacaaaaatgtgaaaatgggCAGCAAAAAGATGGCACGTCCATCTCCGATATAACGATGAGGGGGAATCGTAGCTCAATTGATTCTGAGAATGGCAAAAGTAAAGAGCATGACTCTGGTTACTCATCATCGGCTACCGATGCGTCTTCAAACAAATCGCAGAGTCCTAAAAGCAGCGACAGGGAGGGATTAAGAGGCAGGGAATTAGATAATGCACATTCATCTCAAATTGACAGTTCTTTGAGTTTCTTACATCAGACTTCGCttcaatttttgcaaaatgtcCTCTCTAGCCCAAGACCACCTCAAAGAGGTAATAGTCTAGAAGATGTTGCCAACCCAAATCGTTCTACCTCGAGAACCATCCCTCCCGGGACCTCCTCTAAGGCCGGCAGTGATGGTGGTCAGAGTGATTCTGAAACACAGCCATCGTATGATTGGGTCATGCATAGAATAAGACAACTGAGACAATCCTCAGACAAAGATCTTAGTACTGAAAATACTGGTGAAAGTCTAAGGGATTCTCCCGATACTAACCCAGACCAAAGCCCATTAGAAGTAGAGTTATCTAATTTTAGGAGGGAAAACAAATCCACACATAGTGATGATCAGAGTAGGTCTGCATTTGTGAACCAGAGAAGCTCTCGCCCAGAACGAAGGCAACCAAATACCTCCGTGCGATCTAGTTCCGAGACAAGGGAATATACCCCGAGAATTCACCAGGGTATGATTGGCCGAAACCGGAGAGATCTGTTCACGAATAACGATGACCTTTTGATTCAGGAAAAATCCATGCATGTTCATGGTCCAGTCACTAATACGCATGATTCTAACACACAACGTGACATGCAAGATACTAACCATAGAAACAGACCCGTACGATCTGAAAAATTGGTACGGGTCCGGGGGAATTTAGCTCTGACAAAGGAGTTAGATGATGCCATGAGAACGTTACAGATTTGGGGGGATAGAATACAGGCCTTATCATCTCTGTGCAAAGACTCTTCTAAAAATAAAGGGATTGTAGATCCTGCTGCTAAACCATTAGGGAATCATTCTGTTGACCCTAGACCCCATCAGGACCACCAAACGCCTCTGCAAAGGAAGTCTGATACGCTGCTGAGCAGAGAGTCAGGGAAGGAGGATAACAGGCTCTTCATCGATGAATCTGTCTCAAGATCCAAAGGAGAAGTAGAGGCTAATGCAAACAATAGTGCCAATG TTTACAGTCCGAATAAGTATACCTTGGATACAAGCTTACCATCCAAGCCCAGTAGCTCACAGCCTGTCAATAGGAGTAACTCCCTTGGTGGTTACGAGTCTGACTCAGCCATTCAGTACAAACCAAGTAAAATGCGAGAAGACGAGGCTGAATCGTGGATGCAGAACCCTGGTGGACTACCTTCGCAG GAAAGTGAGTACTGGAACAGAATTGAGGGTCTACGATCTCCCGGTGAGAGGTCTCCCAGAGATATGCACTCATCCAACGAAAGTTTGCCAAACGGTGGTACCACTCCCAAGTTTCCTGTTGGCCCCAACATGGTCCGAACTTGCATTGCAGTCGTTGGGAAACCCCCTCATG GTCCTGATGAGCCTCACCCACTCAACCCGAATAGGGAAACACCTGGTAATGAGGACCTAATGGATGCCTCGTTTCCGAGATACCCCGAGCCAGCCAGGAAACTTATTACTAATACCAGACCTACACCTGCTCAGGAGCCACCTCTTCGGGTTCGTCAGTTAGAACCAGCTCAGTTTCAGATCAATGAGATTCCATCTGATGGAAGGCAGTCACACCCATTGGAAGCAAAGGTTGATAAAGTTACTGCCCAATCTCCTCAGTTTGCTGAGAGTCAACCATGGAGGAGGACTCCTGTCAGTAATGACAACAGACCATTGCCACAAAATAATGTACATGTTGATGTGAAATCTTTGGAGGCACTTTTGGAGAGTGTGTCACCCACAGAGACCAGAGGGGGAGTGCCAGACAGGCCAACCAGCCCTTGGTCTTATAATGATATGGGTGGGAGGGGAGTTAATGGACCTCAATATCCCTCTAGTCAGCACAGACCTCAAGAGCCCGAGATTCACTATGCACAAGTTGACATTGAGTCGACAAAATCTAGACAACCAAGTCGACAGCCAGCTGAACCCGTCATGTATGCCCACATCCAGGCCAAACCGACGAATAATCAGCAGATGTCACAGCCATCATTAGAACTTTCACAGCCTCCCTCATTTAGGTATCACAACCATGTACCAGCGGGTTCCCAGCCATCCTACCAACAACAGCCACATAACCCAGTAGAGGAACCAATCTCCAAAACTCAACTGTCACCTACCAAGGTGGTCATTGAGGACTTGCCATCAGACAGATTGGGTCAGCCTCACCGCCAATCGCCCGTAGTTGGTCAGACGACACCATCTTCTCGTACAATGCCCATTGATGCCCAAGTTGTGGTTGAAAACAGACAACAAGTGGTGAACTCTTCTCCTGCTTATGTCAAGCCATCACAGTCCCTACCTGCTGTATCAGGACAGATGCAACCAACATCAACAACTGTTTACCCAGGTCAACAACCAACAGCACAGCTTGATAACCCTGGGCCACATCCACCATCAAGTCGATCACCAAATGCTCAACAAGTCGTACCACACTACATGCAACAGCCGCAGCGTGCCGTCATAGAGCAGTCTCTTCCCCGGACACCTCAAAATGTGCCTGTGCAGCAGTCACCGTATGGTTCCCCTCAACATGTGCCCAGGCAGACAGCTCTCCAGCACACCCCTCAACAGTATGCCTCCCCTCAACAGTATGCCTCTCCTCAACAGTATGCCTCTCCTCCTCAAGCACATATTTCACCATTGCAAGTACAACCGACACAACAACATGCACCTCATAGGGTGCTGTATACTCAGGAGATCAAACAAGAGACAGTGCAGTCGCAACAGTATCAGCCTAGGATGCAACTACAACAGCAACCAGCATCTCCtcaacagcagcagcagccaTTGTACCAGCAGCAACAACctcaacagcagcaacaacaacaacagagaCCTgtacagcaacaacaacagcaacagcaTTTATATCAACGAGAACAGCCACAACAAGAGCAGACAACATACAAACATCGGCAGCAACATCCTCAGTTGCAACGACTTCAGCAACAGAGTCCAGGAGGCGAACCGCCTGCTATTAGTTTCTCTGAGGCCACGCCCCCTCCAAAACACGTCAACCAACAGGAGTCTCCCATTTTCCAGCAGAGTGTGGGAGGGGAGGAATCAGCTAGGTCACCAGATCTCCAGAGTCTGGAACCGACAAGTGGACCTCCACCAGTGTATCCTACCTACAGTGATCGTATGAAGAACAAGCCACAACCTCTCTATCCCACTTTCAGTGACAGACACAGGAGAGGCCATCCACGGATAGACGAGTCGTTCGCTAGCCCACCAAACGGGAATTACAAAACACTGTATGACAACAGGAGTGGTAATAGAGGAAGGGGTTCTTCAGGAAG TGACGGTTCTGCAGTTTCACCTGGTACTACAAGCCCAGTAAGACAGGCTGTGTCCCCTGCTGGCCCATCACCGATACAGAGTGGTCGTAGCACACCCTCTAACTTCTATCTCATGCCCCTCACTTCACCGTATGGAAGCAACAACTCTCTAGCAG ATCCAAACAAGGAACATGTGAGGTTTGTGAAAGATTTGTCGTCATGGTGGTACAAGCCACACATCACTAGAGAAGATG CTATACACCTGTTGCGTGATAAACAACCCGGTACGTTTGTGGTGAGGGATAGCAATTCTTTCCCAGGAGCATTTGGACTGGCTATCAAAGTTTCCCAAGCTCCAGTTAATGCACCTCCGAAAAAAG GTGGAGATCCAGGGAATGAGCTGATCAGACACTTTTTGATTGAACCGAACACGAGAGGTGTAAGATTGAAAGGCTGTACCAACGAACCAATCTTTGGCAGTCTTTCTGCATTGATTTACCAACACACCCTCACTCAGCTTGCCTTACCGTGTAAACTAGTCCTGCCTGATGTTG ATCCAGCTGGAGGAGTTGACTCCCCGGATGCCATTGACCCTAAATCAGCTGCAGCATTGCTTCAGCAAGGAGCTG CATGCAGTGTGCTGTATCTTCAGTGTGTGGACATGGAATCACTGACCGGCCCAAGTGCAGTAAGGGAGGCCATAACGAGGGTCATGAATCAGAAGGATAGGCCAAAAGGGGTCAAAGTTCACTTTAAAGTTTCTCTGAAAGGTGTGACCCTGACAGACAGTGGGAGGAA ACTATTTTTCCGTAAGCATTACCCAGTGGAGTCCATCTTGTACTGTGGAATGGATCCCGGTTCCAGAAA